Proteins co-encoded in one Amaranthus tricolor cultivar Red isolate AtriRed21 chromosome 7, ASM2621246v1, whole genome shotgun sequence genomic window:
- the LOC130818890 gene encoding thioredoxin H-type-like, whose translation MGQCWTRLRNCKGHHKRRQIGGKVQSISKEDIWEEKLTEARKNDKIVVVKFCAKWCKNCKEIATTYRELADKYPTLVFLSVDVDEMTEFSASFDIKATPTFYFLRSGQPMDKLVGANKVELRRKLATIAELSSRM comes from the exons ATGGGACAGTGCTGGACTAGG TTACGCAATTGCAAAGGACATCATAAGCGGCGTCAAATTGGTGGAAAAGTTCAAAGTATTTCTAAAGAAGATATTTGGGAAGAGAAACTAACCGAAGCCagaaaaaatgacaaaatt GTTGTGGTGAAATTCTGTGCAAAATGGTGCAAGAATTGTAAAGAGATAGCAACAACCTACCGTGAACTTGCTGATAAATATCCTACTTTAGTTTTCCTCTCCGTAGATGTTGATGAAATGACA GAATTTAGCGCTTCATTTGATATCAAAGCTACCCCAACCTTTTACTTTCTTAGATCTGGACAACCTATGGACAAACTTGTAGGAGCCAACAAAGTAGAACTTCGCAGGAAGCTTGCTACAATTGCTGAGTTATCATCGAGAATGTAA
- the LOC130818891 gene encoding serine/threonine-protein kinase AtPK2/AtPK19-like has product MVIVTSDCVSIHDFSDVFGPLPLQPSNETCIHDSKDSNYCPKKGLEDGIPDIQRLDLNKNLIGVNDFEVLKVVGKGAFGKVYQVKKKGSIDEIYAMKVIRKDKMIEKNHVDYINLEREILSKVDHPFITKLTYSFQTKYRLYLVMDFVNGGQLLYQLDQHGLFKEDLGRLYAAEIVSAVAYLHGKGIMHRDLKPENVLLDSDGHVMLTDFGLAKQFDDTTRANSMVGTIEYMAPEIILGKGHNKAVDWWSVGILLHEMLSGELPFSCGNKYKLQQKIINNKIKLPKFLSSEAHSLLKGLLQKDPSKRLGSGANGGDEIRSHRWFKGINWKKLERREIQPSFKPVVGGKECFVNIAEEWTKMPILDSPATSPRIGENKQNLFKDFDCII; this is encoded by the exons atgGTGATTGTAACTTCAGATTGTGTTAGTATTCATGATTTTTCTGACGTTTTTGGTCCATTACCATTACAACCTTCAAATGAGACTTGTATCCATGATTCCAAGGATTCAAATTATTGCCCTAAAAAAGGATTAGAGGATGGAATTCCTGATATCCAACGGCTGGATcttaacaagaatttaattgGAGTAAATGATTTTGAAGTGCTTAAAGTTGTGGGTAAGGGCGCGTTTGGGAAAGTTTACCAAGTAAAGAAGAAGGGATCAATTGATGAGATATATGCAATGAAAGTGATAAGGAAAGATAAAATGATTGAGAAGAATCATGTTGATTACATTAATTTGGAGAGGGAGATATTGTCAAAAGTTGATCATCCCTTTATTACTAAGCTTACTTACTCATTTCAG ACCAAATATAGACTGTATCTTGTGATGGATTTTGTCAATGGAGGCCAGCTGTTATATCAACTTGATCAACATGGCTTATTCAA GGAGGATTTAGGTCGATTATATGCAGCTGAGATAGTCTCTGCAGTTGCTTACTTACATGGCAAAGGCATCATGCACAGGGATCTTAAGCCTGAAAACGTTCTTTTAGACTCGGATGGTCAT GTTATGCTGACTGACTTTGGGCTAGCAAAACAATTCGACGACACAACTAGGGCGAACTCTATGGTTGGAACTATAGAATACATGGCACCTGAAATTATTCTTGGCAAAGGTCATAATAAAGCTGTTGATTGGTGGAGCGTAGGCATTCTCTTACACGAGATGCTTAGCGGAGAG TTACCTTTCAGTTGTGGAAATAAGTACAAATTACAGCAGAAAATAATCAATAACAAGATCAAGTTGCCCAAGTTTTTGTCAAGTGAAGCACATTCTTTACTCAAAGGG TTGCTTCAAAAAGACCCGAGCAAGCGACTTGGAAGTGGGGCTAATGGGGGTGACGAGATACGTAGCCATAGATGGTTCAAGGGCATCAACTGGAAGAAGCTGGAAAGAagagaaattcaaccaagcttTAAGCCAGTTGTTGGAGGAAAAGAATGTTTTGTTAATATAGCTGAGGAATGGACCAAAATGCCTATACTGGATTCACCAGCAACAAGTCCAAGGATAGGAGAGAACAAACAAAATCTGTTCAAGGATTTTGATTGTATCATCTAA
- the LOC130818409 gene encoding uncharacterized protein LOC130818409: MNCFAWNVRGLGLSFKAKEVGKFLLTHKVSLVGIFETRVNKELIVHSQKLIAPSWKWVDNSLHWHKVRIKVEWDESRFCLSVGPWLVMGDFNAVYDPSHRGHGRKVSNYEMKYWDCISASGWLHPNSIGHWFSWNNKGVDSDGRISVIGGRPFWYFNYMSDHPEFFSLVQQAWSSTCRGNGLELVWHKAKAVKRVLKSLRVVHFKNLQEKINFWRSELDHVQLALQHSLFSMAFHRWEIHASDMLRKWLRIEEGGLLQKARIAWLHEGDSNSHYFHSVVKERWKATDSLKGIDLQTMRAGPQHTMSQAQDLIKPVSRANIGDALKDIDEFKSLGLDGFSSQFFNVAWDIIKEDVYLAIFQFFNDGAMYNPINITSITLVSKIFNCLKAEGILANFLLLCFIPGRQICDNILLATDRIHGYNWANASPRCMLKNDMAKAYDSVDWSFLRSVMQEMNFLTQFIDWSAEGLRQGDPMSPFLFTLAMEYFSRYLRSKKGDIIKFHPKCKCSEVLELLFDDDLLVFLKADMPSMHALNLVLDNLTLVSGLSINKTKSALYVAGVSDAMTLRLVQANQVSKEVLPFRYLGVPLSAKRLGI, translated from the exons ATGAATTGTTTTGCTTGGAATGTGCGAGGCCTTGGGTTATCATTCAAGGCCAAGGAAGTGGGGAAGTTTTTGCTTACCCATAAAGTTTCTCTTGTTGGTATTTTTGAGACTCGGGTTAACAAGGAGCTTATTGTGCATTCTCAAAAGCTTATTGCTCCCTCTTGGAAGTGGGTTGATAATTCTTTGCATTGGCATAAGGTTCGAATTAAGGTGGAGTGGGATGAGTCTAGGTTTTGTTTGTCTGTT GGTCCTTGGCTTGTTATGGGGGACTTTAATGCTGTGTATGACCCTTCTCATCGGGGTCATGGTAGGAAAGTCTCTAATTATGAAATGAAGTATTGGGATTGTATTTCTGCCTCTGGTTGGCTTCACCCTAATTCTATTGGGCATTGGTTTTCTTGGAATAATAAAGGTGTGGATTCTGATGGGCGG ATTTCTGTTATTGGTGGTAGGCCGTTTTGGTACTTCAATTATATGTCTGATCATCCTGAATTTTTCTCTTTGGTTCAGCAAGCTTGGAGTTCTACTTGTAGGGGTAATGGGCTTGAGTTGGTCTGGCATAAAGCGAAGGCTGTGAAGAGGGTCTTGAAGTCCCTTCGTGTGGTTCATTTTAAGAATCTTCAGGAGAAGATTAATTTTTGGAGGTCTGAGTTGGATCATGTTCAACTTGCTCTTCAGCATTCTCTCTTTTCTATGGCTTTTCATCGATGGGAGATTCATGCTAGTGACATGTTAAGGAAGTGGCTTCGTATTGAGGAGGGTGGTTTGCTTCAGAAGGCTCGGATTGCATGGCTTCATGAGGGGGACTCCAACTCTCATTATTTTCATAGTGTTGTGAAAGAGAGat GGAAGGCTACTGATTCTCTTAAAGGTATTGATCTTCAGACTATGCGTGCTGGCCCCCAGCATACTATGTCTCAGGCTCAGGATCTTATTAAGCCTGTTAGCAGAGCGAATATTGGTGATGCTCTTAAGGATATTGATGAGTTTAAGAGCCTTGGTCTTGATGGCTTTAGCTCACAATTCTTTAACGTAGCTTGGGATATTATCAAGGAGGATGTCTATTTGGCTATATTTCAGTTCTTTAATGATGGTGCTATGTATAATCCTATTAATATCACGTCTATCACTCTTGTTTCGAAGATATTTAATTGCCTTAAAGCCGAAGGAATTTTGGCCAATTTCCTGTTGCTCT GCTTTATTCCTGGTAGGCAAATCTGTGACAACATCTTGCTTGCTACTGATCGTATTCATGGCTATAATTGGGCTAATGCTAGTCCCCGTTGTATGCTTAAAAATGATATGGCGAAGGCATATGATTCTGTTGATTGGTCCTTCCTTAGGAGTGTTATGCAGGAGATGAATTTCCTTACTCAGTTTATTGATTGG AGCGCAGAAGGGCTCCGCCAAGGGGACCCTATGTCTCCTTTCCTTTTCACTCTTGCTATGGAGTATTTTAGTAGATATTTGAGGAGTAAGAAGGGTGATATTATTAAGTTCCATCCTAAGTGTAAGTGCTCAGAGGTCTTGGAACTTTTATTTGATGATGATCTTTTGGTTTTTCTTAAAGCTGATATGCCCTCTATGCATGCTTTGAATCTCGTTTTGGATAATTTGACTTTGGTCTCTGGTCTTTCTATTAATAAAACCAAGAGCGCCCTTTATGTTGCGGGTGTTAGTGATGCTATGACTCTTAGGCTTGTCCAAGCTAACCAGGTGTCCAAAGAGGTTCTTCCTTTTCGATATCTTGGGGTTCCTTTATCTGCTAAGAGGCTTGGTATTTAG
- the LOC130818410 gene encoding uncharacterized protein LOC130818410, translating into MWQAILNRLPTIDRLRKWEMSWDPMCRLCNDAPKMRDHLFGDSAYIRKVKAFVCRDFSWLSSFDQDVRLMNQLSKKKRNTKALAITMSWAEIIYYVWFQRNVKIFGGKSMDEQQLGRMVIFNVIARLSDK; encoded by the coding sequence ATGTGGCAAGCTATTCTTAATCGACTTCCTACTATTGATAGATTGCGAAAGTGGGAGATGTCTTGGGATCCTATGTGTAGGCTTTGTAATGATGCTCCTAAGATGAGAGATCATTTGTTTGGGGACAGTGCGTATATTCGGAAGGTGAAAGCCTTTGTTTGTAGAGATTTTTCTTGGCTGTCCTCTTTTGACCAAGATGTTCGTCTTATGAATCAGTTGAGTAAGAAGAAACGCAATACCAAGGCTCTTGCTATTACTATGTCCTGGGCAGAGATCATCTACTATGTATGGTTCCAAAGGAATGTCAAAATCTTTGGAGGAAAGAGTATGGATGAGCAACAACTTGGGCGGATGGTGATTTTCAATGTTATAGCTCGGCTTTCTGATAAATAG
- the LOC130818892 gene encoding methylesterase 17-like, whose protein sequence is MRKSSHFVLVHGASHGAWCWYKIRTVLECIGHKVSCPDLRGSGADAGDPNHIMSFQEYNQPLDDILAALPTGEKIILVGHSAGGLSVMEAIRKYPATIQVAVFVAGIMLKNGFQNHQDMAFVTVKEPNLFEFGYHHGHDHPPTSAILKKEFQRQILFNNSPLEDCTLAAMMLRPFPTIALRDKKISEGNDVEKVARVYIKTMHDNIYSKEMQEYLIQQWPPAEVYEIATDHSPMFSAHLDLLALLLKVATNLGLSD, encoded by the exons ATGAGAAAAAGCTCACACTTTGTCCTAGTCCATGGAGCTTCTCATGGAGCTTGGTGTTGGTACAAAATCAGAACTGTTTTGGAATGTATAGGCCACAAGGTTAGTTGTCCAGATCTGCGAGGATCAGGCGCGGATGCCGGGGATCCGAACCACATAATGAGCTTCCAAGAGTACAATCAGCCTCTAGACGATATCCTTGCAGCTTTGCCCACTGGAGAGAAGATCATATTGGTAGGTCACAGTGCTGGTGGTCTTAGTGTTATGGAAGCTATTCGTAAGTACCCTGCAACCATTCAAGTTGCTGTTTTTGTTGCTGGCATAATGCTTAAAAACGGGTTTCAAAATCACCAAGATATGGCTTTC GTAACAGTTAAGGAGCCTAATCTCTTTGAATTTGGATACCACCATGGACATGATCATCCTCCAACAAGTGCTATTCTTAAAAAGGAATTTCAGCGACAAATCTTATTTAATAATAGTCCTTTAGAG GATTGCACATTGGCGGCAATGATGTTAAGACCATTCCCGACTATAGCCTTAAGAGACAAAAAGATTTCAGAAGGGAATGACGTTGAAAAGGTAGCAAGAGTTTATATCAAGACCATGCATGACAATATCTACTCGAAAGAGATGCAAGAATATCTGATCCAACAATGGCCACCAGCTGAAGTTTATGAGATTGCTACTGATCATTCCCCAATGTTCTCTGCTCATTTGGATCTTTTGGCATTGCTCCTTAAAGTTGCTACCAATTTAGGGTTATCTgattaa